One window of the Ramlibacter henchirensis genome contains the following:
- a CDS encoding OmpA family protein, with translation MIEQLDDGDAAAQDVAPVWTVFADLMAGLVGAFVLVLVGVLVGQMDLVATLQSEIEKRRIEEQRRIALEKALAVPLAAGRITVDNGRIGISGSVLFAVNSDQLRPEGRQLLKSLVHPLRVYLGERNELLMVSGFTDDKPVSDGNRRFDDNLELSAQRALKVTRALVEEGMPSSQVFAAAFGPEQPVASNATEQGRALNRRVEMAPVPRAPAAKSPATTAAAR, from the coding sequence ATGATCGAGCAGCTGGACGACGGTGACGCCGCGGCGCAGGACGTCGCGCCGGTCTGGACCGTCTTCGCCGACCTGATGGCCGGCCTGGTCGGCGCCTTCGTGCTGGTGCTGGTGGGCGTGCTGGTGGGCCAGATGGATCTGGTGGCGACACTGCAGTCGGAGATCGAGAAGCGCCGCATCGAGGAGCAGCGCCGCATCGCGCTGGAGAAGGCGCTGGCGGTTCCGCTCGCCGCCGGCCGCATCACCGTGGACAACGGCCGCATCGGCATCAGCGGCAGCGTGCTGTTCGCCGTCAACTCCGACCAGCTGCGTCCCGAGGGCCGGCAGCTGCTCAAGAGCCTGGTGCATCCGCTGCGCGTCTACCTGGGCGAGCGCAACGAGCTGCTGATGGTCAGCGGCTTCACCGACGACAAGCCCGTGTCCGACGGCAATCGCCGCTTCGACGACAACCTGGAGCTGTCGGCGCAGCGCGCGTTGAAGGTGACACGCGCGCTGGTCGAGGAAGGCATGCCCTCGTCGCAGGTGTTCGCGGCCGCGTTCGGACCGGAGCAGCCGGTGGCATCGAACGCGACCGAGCAAGGCCGTGCGCTGAACCGGCGGGTGGAGATGGCGCCGGTGCCGCGGGCTCCGGCAGCGAAGAGTCCGGCCACGACAGCGGCGGCTCGATGA